CACCCGCAGCACGTCGGCACCCAGCAGCGCGAGGGTGCGGGTGGCGACCGGGCCCGCGATGACCCGGGTCAGGTCGAGCACCCGTACCCCGGCGGCGGGCAGCAGCGGCCCGGCGCCGCCGGGCGGGGCGAGGGCGCGCGCGGGCGCGGAGTCCAGCAGGCCGCGCTCGATCAGCGGCCGGGCCGCCACCGCGCGCCCCTGTGCGTGGGCGGCCCACTCCTCCGGGGTGCGCAGGGCGACGGCGAGGCCACCGGCCGCGTACACCGTCTCCTCGACCTCCCGCGCGGGGCGCTCCGCGAGCACCGCGGCCACGTCCTCGGGCGTCGCGTCGTCCGCCAGACCCAGTGCCGACGTCAGTCGTGTCCGGTGATGGGGATAGTTCGCGTGCGTGCGCACCCACCCGTCCGCCGTCCGCCAGAAGCGCGACAGCGGCGCGAACGAGACCGGTGCCCGGCCGTCGACGCGCAGATGGCGTTCGCTGACGAACGCCGTGGAGACGGCGCCGTCGTCCACCGTCACGCGCGGGACCCGGGCGCGTCCGGTCCGCTCGGCCGCCAACTCGGCGGCGGCCAGCGCGCATCCGCCCACACAGGCCCGCGCCGTCTCCCGTACGGGCAGCCGGGCCTCCAGCGCCCCCGCCCGCACCACGGTCGAGACTCCGGCGAGCAGCGTGGGGTCCCCGCCCAGCTCCCGCCACACGGCGGCCATCGGTGATTGCGTCATACGGGCACTATGCGGCGTGGATCGGATCAACATGCGTAGCGGCCCCCCGCCGGGTGCCGGGTGCCGGGCGACGTGACGTGGCCCCGGCCACCGCGCAGGGCGGCGGCCGGGGCCACGGAGGCGTCGGCGGAGGCTACTTGACCGCCCGCAGGGCGTTCACGATCCCGAATCCGTAGAAGCCGTTCACGTGCTTGCCGCCCACGCAGGTCGCGTCGACGACACCGTCACCGTTCCCGTCGTACGGCTCGGCCGGGCAACCCGGGTTGTCCGCCTGGGCCTTGAGCAGGAGCTGCAGCTGGGCGGGCGTCGCCCAGGGGTACTTGGACTTGAGCAGCGCGGCCACACCGGCGACGTGCGGCGTCGCCATCGAGGTGCCCTGGAGGTAGCCGTACGTGTTGTTCGGCAGCGTCGAGAGGATGCGGCCGTTCTGCGACGGGGTGTCCGGGATCTGGTACCGGTCGCCGCCCGGCGCCGCGACGTCGATGACGCCCTCGCCGTAGCTGGAGAAGTACGACTTGGCGCCCTTGACGCCGGTCGAGGCGACCGTGACGACACCCGGCAACTGGGTGGGGATGTCATAACACTTGTGCGGGTCGACCGTCCGCGTCGTCGGCGTCGAGTCGTCCGGGCTGGAGGCGTCGGTCAGCGCGTCCGAGTCGAGGTCGTCGTTGGAGTTGCCCGCCGCGGCGACGTTCAGCGTGCCCTTGTGCTGGGCGTACAGCTGGGCCCGGTTGACCGCGTCGACGATCGCCTTCTGGTCGGGGTCGTCGACGCAGTTGTACAGCCACGGGTCCACGTAGTAGCTGTTGTTGGTGATCTCGACGCCGTGGTCGGCGGCGAACACGAAGGCGCAGACGACGCTCTCCGGGTAGAACAGCTGCGTCGAGTCCGGCTGGGCCACGGTGATGCCGGAGACCTTCACGCCGGGCGCGACACCGGCGACACCGACGCCGTTGCGGGCCGCCGCGATCTCACCGGCGACATGCGTGCCGTGGTAGTGGTCCGCGTCCACCGGACGCCAGGAGCCGTACGTCGTGTCGGGCTTGCCGCCCACACAGTTCGCGGACTGCGAGGCGGAGAAGTTCGGCGCGATGTCCGGGTGCGTGTCGTCGACGCCGACGTCGATCACCGCGACGGTCACCTTCTTGCTGCCCGGATTGACCGCGGCCGCCTTGTCGGCGCCTATCGC
The window above is part of the Streptomyces sp. NBC_01428 genome. Proteins encoded here:
- a CDS encoding S8 family serine peptidase gives rise to the protein MAHLRSRRRLALAVPVVLSLTASLGFLPGVASAAPALAPAATTADGPNLSYVVNTRADHRTIASVKQAITAAGGSVVIAYEQIGVIVVHSADPDFGQRIRAARGVQSAGATRTSALTPAGTTDEGAAQVLSAAEAAKVAKTAAPGEEPLEADQWDLRAIGADKAAAVNPGSKKVTVAVIDVGVDDTHPDIAPNFSASQSANCVGGKPDTTYGSWRPVDADHYHGTHVAGEIAAARNGVGVAGVAPGVKVSGITVAQPDSTQLFYPESVVCAFVFAADHGVEITNNSYYVDPWLYNCVDDPDQKAIVDAVNRAQLYAQHKGTLNVAAAGNSNDDLDSDALTDASSPDDSTPTTRTVDPHKCYDIPTQLPGVVTVASTGVKGAKSYFSSYGEGVIDVAAPGGDRYQIPDTPSQNGRILSTLPNNTYGYLQGTSMATPHVAGVAALLKSKYPWATPAQLQLLLKAQADNPGCPAEPYDGNGDGVVDATCVGGKHVNGFYGFGIVNALRAVK
- a CDS encoding CoA transferase; the protein is MTQSPMAAVWRELGGDPTLLAGVSTVVRAGALEARLPVRETARACVGGCALAAAELAAERTGRARVPRVTVDDGAVSTAFVSERHLRVDGRAPVSFAPLSRFWRTADGWVRTHANYPHHRTRLTSALGLADDATPEDVAAVLAERPAREVEETVYAAGGLAVALRTPEEWAAHAQGRAVAARPLIERGLLDSAPARALAPPGGAGPLLPAAGVRVLDLTRVIAGPVATRTLALLGADVLRVDAPHLPEAADAHADTGFGKRSTTLDLATDRRQFQELLATADVVVTGYRPGALDRFGLTPEALAERRPGLVVAQLSAWGAYGPWSGRRGFDSLVQVATGIAVTEGSAEQPGALPAQALDHGTGYLLAAAVLRALTERSGDGRGRLVRLALARTAAWLTDGVARDPGDSAGLGTENAATGLPYEVPDTWLTDRDGPAGHLRYALPPVAFAGGPTDWARPPGTWGADAPRWL